One genomic segment of Sander lucioperca isolate FBNREF2018 chromosome 10, SLUC_FBN_1.2, whole genome shotgun sequence includes these proteins:
- the zgc:158689 gene encoding brain-specific angiogenesis inhibitor 1-associated protein 2 has protein sequence MSRTEEVNKMTENVYKGILDQFNPSLKNFVTMGKHYEKALTGVTVAAKGYFDALVKLGELASDSQGSKELGDTLFQMAEVHRQIQVQLEDVLKLFHSELLAQLEQKLELDIKYLTATLKKYQSERRSKSESIERCQSQLKKLRRKSQGSRHPNKYGDREMQFVELMSRRQGELDTLVATGYKSALTEERRRYCFLVDRQCCVTKLLINYHSKVRELLSQKLSSWQQSCSQPTKLPERALNLLRHTAPQGSGAAGIAEVFRHTKIDSAQPEQRLSVQEVPPLLNGDSSRSQLQRSLPSSSQSEACPPQASPQTFHSLPSGGAAGASSRGASPQHTSTPLSASASPLPDSSASSSASPAVSTPTTPGGFAQQSSLLLAANTSNLSPSLIPSTVMSLSQTSTAGGSLHGMTLPIPHSAPHSPPLPHSAPLSRAMTPVQLLHQQVGPGGSNTSSPSHNPWLLKTTDMCATATLPLPRRPVSEMKLGGFQGSTLPRMLPLSGPTRVEAMFAHTPGATEGGGVGGGACLLHFLPGDNITLLISEPRDGWHYGQNERTGRKGWFPFSYTQSYPSKTDHLESSLFLSKANSTSTGQLDKLVSPGLPALTPESEEERSLPPQRVSTFRPRPYSMADSNKITAELVSSPPSPTRANPFAHVRLRRTVTNDRSAPIIE, from the exons ATGTCTCGAACAGAAGAGGTCAACAAGATGACAGAAAATGTCTATAAG GGGATTCTGGACCAGTTCAACCCCAGTCTGAAGAACTTTGTGACCATGGGGAAACACTATGAGAAAGCCCTGACAG GAGTAACTGTGGCTGCCAAAGGGTACTTTGATGCTCTGGTGAAACTTGGAGAGCTGGCGAGCGACAGCCAAGGCTCCAAAGAGCTGG GAGACACACTATTTCAGATGGCCGAGGTCCACAGACAGATTCAGGTGCAGCTGGAAGACGTG TTAAAGCTGTTTCACTCTGAGCTGCTCGCCCAGTTGGAGCAGAAGCTGGAACTGGATATTAAATACCTCACA GCCACCCTAAAGAAGTATCAGAGTGAGCGCAGGTCTAAATCTGAGTCTATCGAGCGCTGCCAGTCCCAGCTGAAGAAACTCCGCAGGAAGAGCCAGGGCAGTCGTCACCCGAACAAAtatggagacagagagatgcAG TTTGTGGAGTTGATGAGTCGTCGCCAAGGCGAGCTGGACACGCTGGTTGCCACGGGTTACAAGTCTGCGCTCACCGAGGAAAGGAGACGATATTGCTTCCTGGTGGACAGACAGTGTTGTGTCACCAAACTGCTCATAAACTACCACTCAAAG GTGAGAGAGCTTCTGTCACAGAAACTTTCATCTTGGCAGCAGTCATGTTCTCAGCCCACAAAACTCCCAGAGCGCGCTCTGAACCTGCTGCGTCACACTGCACCTCAAGGCTCAGGGGCTGCTGGGATAGCTGAGGTCTTCCGCCACACCAAGATCGACTCTGCTCAGCCAGAACAG AGGCTCTCTGTTCAAGAAGTCCCTCCCCTGTTGAATGGAGACTCCAGTCGCTCCCAGCTGCAGCGCTcgctcccctcctcctcccagaGTGAAGCCTGTCCTCCTCAGGCCTCCCCCCAGACTTTCCACTCTCTCCCCagtggaggagctgctggaGCCTCATCACGAGGAGCGTCTCCTCAGCACACCAGCACCCCCCTCAGTGCATCAGCCAGCCCCCTCCCTGACAGCAGTGCCAGCAGCAGTGCCAGCCCTGCTGTATCCACTCCCACCACGCCCGGTGGCTTTGCCCAACAAAGCTCTCTCCTCCTGGCTGCAAACACATCCAACCTCTCCCCGAGCCTCATCCCCTCAACGGTGATGTCGCTCAGCCAGACCTCCACAGCCGGCGGATCCTTGCatggcatgaccctccccatcCCCCACAGTGCTCCTCACAGTCCGCCACTGCCCCACAGTGCTCCTCTCTCCAGGGCCATGACTCCTGTGCAGTTACTGCACCAACAGGTGGGACCAGGAGGAAGCAATACCTCATCACCGTCACACAATCCCTGGCTGCTGAAGACCACTGACATGTGTGCAACAGCAACACTCCCACTGCCGAGGAGACCTGTCAGTGAAATGAAGCTGGGTGGCTTTCAGG GCTCTACTCTCCCCAGGATGCTCCCTTTATCTGGACCTACCCGTGTGGAAGCCATGTTCGCTCACACTCCTGGAGCAACGGAGGGCGGTGGCGTAGGGGGCGGGGCTTGCTTACTGCACTTCCTGCCTGGTGACAACATCACCCTGCTCATCTCTGAGCCCAGAGACGGGTGGCACTACGGTCAAAATGAACGAACTGGGCG GAAAGGCTGGTTCCCTTTCTCCTACACTCAGTCTTACCCCAGCAAGACGGATCACCTCGAGAG CTCTCTCTTCTTATCTAAGGCTAACAGCACCAGTACGGGCCAGCTCGACAAGCTGGTGTCTCCAGGTCTCCCGGCCCTAACCCCTGAATCAGAGGAGGAGCGCTCCCTTCCTCCCCAGAGGGTCAGCACCTTCCGCCCGCGCCCGTACAGCATGGCCGACAGCAACAAG ATCACTGCAGAATTGGTCTCTTCACCACCCTCCCCAACCAG GGCCAATCCATTTGCCCATGTCCGACTTAGAAGAACTGTCACCAATGATCGCTCAGCTCCCATCATTGAGTAA